In Cololabis saira isolate AMF1-May2022 chromosome 14, fColSai1.1, whole genome shotgun sequence, a single genomic region encodes these proteins:
- the LOC133460183 gene encoding oligodendrocyte-myelin glycoprotein-like — translation MRSRHALLRFLLDEALLALVLAWLLGCRVLAVCPSTCSCSRSHREVDCSWKGLRQLPDGLQHNLRSLNLSHNRFHGLDGELATYTHLRVLDLSHNQLSRLPEDLPRSLWQVHAAANRIRLLHKNDTVFQWNLRTLGLAHNKLEKAVFINNTLTNLRTLDLSHNHFWTLPTNLPSQLETVDLSHNLLVKVLPGSLDRLPRLTHFYLHANRLSSLPGGALDGLPSLRVVTLGNNPWACHLDAHIAYVLRWTQNTPARVLGCPCHTQPTCGGVRLSRTGGWHFASYNLPPLAASAPSLNAFPPEASVTEWWYFSSSDWLSTPHPPEEAAQGHTRGDTAISISSPFPVDHLPGTGSPADVHHLPGTEATSPSDSLKSKDSGLIIEPSMGNEMLLPTDRFFTTESNSIQTKKTSTLRTRSVRRQNPSSSGGVSISGPAPAVRSWLLFLLSFTASKVF, via the exons ATGAGAAG CAGGCATGCGCTGCTGAGGTTCCTCCTTGATGAGGCCCTGTTGGCGCTGGTGCTGGCGTGGCTGCTGGGCTGCCGCGTCCTGGCCGTGTGTCCCTCCACGTGCTCCTGCAGCCGCAGCCACAGGGAGGTGGACTGCTCCTGGAAGGGGCTGAGGCAGCTGCCCGACGGCTTGCAGCACAACCTGCGCTCCCTCAATCTGTCCCACAACCGCTTCCACGGCCTGGACGGCGAGCTCGCGACCTACACCCACCTGCGCGTCCTGGATTTGTCTCACAACCAGCTGAGCCGGCTGCCGGAGGACCTGCCCCGCTCCCTGTGGCAGGTCCACGCCGCCGCCAACCGCATCCGGCTGCTGCACAAGAACGACACGGTCTTCCAGTGGAACCTGCGAACGCTCGGCCTCGCGCACAACAAGCTGGAGAAGGCCGTCTTCATCAACAACACGCTGACCAACCTGCGCACGCTCGACCTCAGCCACAACCACTTCTGGACTCTGCCCACCAACCTGCCGTCCCAGCTGGAGACCGTGGACCTGTCCCACAACCTACTGGTGAAGGTTCTGCCGGGCTCTCTGGACCGACTGCCCAGGTTGACTCACTTCTACCTGCACGCTAACCGGCTCTCCTCGCTGCCCGGCGGAGCGCTGGACGGGCTGCCGTCGCTCCGAGTGGTGACGCTGGGCAACAACCCGTGGGCCTGCCACCTGGACGCCCACATCGCCTACGTGCTCCGGTGGACTCAGAACACCCCGGCGCGCGTGCTCGGCTGCCCCTGCCACACCCAGCCCACCTGTGGAGGCGTGCGCCTCAGCAGGACCGGAGGGTGGCACTTCGCCTCCTACAACCTGCCCCCTCTGGCCGCCAGCGCCCCCAGTCTGAACGCCTTCCCCCCCGAAGCCAGCGTCACCGAGTGGTGGTACTTTTCCAGCTCTGACTGGCTGAGCACACCTCACCCCCCCGAGGAGGCCGCGCAGGGTCACACCCGAGGAGACACGGCCATCAGCATCTCCAGCCCCTTTCCAGTGGATCACCTGCCTGGAACTGGTAGCCCGGCCGACGTCCATCACCTCCCCGGCACCGAAGCAACGTCGCCCTCTGACTCGCTCAAAAGCAAGGACTCGGGTCTCATCATCGAACCTTCCATGGGGAATGAGATGCTTCTCCCCACGGATCGATTCTTCACCACCGAGAGCAACTCCATCCAGACGAAGAAGACGAGCACCCTTCGCACCAGGAGCGTGAGGAGGCAGAACCCGTCCTCCTCCGGCGGCGTCAGCATCAGCGGCCCGGCTCCTGCCGTCCGCTCCTGGCTGCTGTTTCTTCTGTCCTTCACTGCATCTAAAGTCTTTTGA
- the LOC133460321 gene encoding uncharacterized protein LOC133460321, whose translation MQLHPNGPLNSSPVHQRYTSMNGLLYCAEIVGLLLIIKQSENTSPFMGVAASVASTDVMPNVSSTISGLPEAEGTVQQNISVSLNTQATPTETRATWNTQATQATQATQATRATRTTQAATSPHTFLQKECRPVLMVSGGLIIACTVFLILTLVLLGKVIRMSRRLKALSTSGDLISVKEYHVGMSEKNKSNSAAEIREMDTLMADASPTGQEMSNGTAKEDVDGQVEDPATAGDTPNSEEAPRPESATESSPPSKQQEEAAQPEPTTDTVGSAPEDPEEPKGVM comes from the exons ATGCAACTGCATCCAAACGGACCTCTGAATTCCTCGCCTGTGCATCAACGAT ACACCAGTATGAACGGCCTGCTGTACTGCGCAGAAATCGTGGGTCTCTTGCTGATCATCAAGCAGTCGGAGAACACAAGCCCATTTATGGGGGTTGCAGCATCTGTAGCTTCCACTGATGTCATGCCGAACGTCAGCTCCACGATCTCTGGATTACCGGAAGCTGAAGGGACTGTTCAGCAAAACATTTCAGTTTCACTGAACACCCAGGCCACCCCCACCGAAACCCGGGCCACCTGGAACACCCAGGCCACCCAGGCCACCCAGGCCACCCAGGCCACCCGTGCCACCCGGACCACCCAGGCCGCCACATCACCTCACACCTTCTTGCAGAAGGAATGCCGCCCAGTGCTCATGGTCAGCGGCGGACTGATCATCGCCTGCACTGTTTTCCTGATATTGACACTGGTGTTGTTGGGGAAGGTGATCAGGATGAGCAGACGCCTCAAGGCGCTGAGCACCAGCGGCGATCTGATCAGCGTCAAGGAGTACCACGTGGGAATGAGCGAGAAGAATAAGAGCAACTCAGCGGCCGAGATCAGAGAGATGGACACGCTTATGGCCGACGCAAGTCCAACAGGTCAGGAGATGAGCAACGGTACCGCCAAGGAGGACGTGGATGGACAAGTGGAGGACCCGGCGACTGCGGGAGACACTCCTAACAGCGAGGAGGCTCCCAGGCCAGAGTCAGCGACAGAAAGTTCCCCCCcttcaaagcagcaagaggaggCCGCCCAGCCTGAGCCAACCACAGATACTGTGGGCTCCGCCCCTGAGGACCCAGAGGAGCCAAAAGGTGTCATGTAG